A genomic stretch from Aminobacter aminovorans includes:
- a CDS encoding ABC transporter substrate-binding protein has product MNAFRKTALGLSTALFLLAMPAAMAQSGDAVTIVLPGGPDRLDPCETPRSVIGRIIKQNVVETLVELDYAKQTTVPRLAESWEQTSPTEWRFNLRKDVKFHDGTPFDAASVVYSLERTLDPKLTCITRTKYFGGVDITAKAVDENTVVFTTKTPMPILPTLLAQLAIASAKTPKGEYTADPIGTGPYDFVSWTQGENVKIKRFDGYWGEKPKIAEATYVWRTESSVAAAMVETGEADLAFSIAPQDATNPDTDKVYPNSDSAMFRLSADIPPLNDIRVRKAFNLAIDRKAFLGSVISDKAELATQQVGPSVLGHNAKLVPWPYDPEQAKALLAEAKAAGVPVDTEIRMIGRPGMFANSNEFVEAAAEMLRAVGFKIKLDNLEMTQWLEAANKPFAANREANALLTMHDNNSGDAQFTAFFKYHSDGRQSELHDSKVDKLIAEAGMASGEERAKLYQETFRYIYEDLVADAPLFHMVNYMRVGKRLDFTPTIANAVELQLAKLVVKQPS; this is encoded by the coding sequence ATGAACGCATTCAGGAAAACCGCACTAGGGCTTTCGACGGCATTGTTTCTGTTGGCGATGCCAGCGGCCATGGCCCAGTCGGGCGATGCAGTGACCATCGTCTTGCCGGGCGGGCCGGACCGGCTCGATCCATGCGAGACTCCGCGCTCGGTCATCGGCCGCATCATCAAGCAGAACGTCGTCGAAACACTGGTCGAGCTGGACTACGCCAAGCAGACCACCGTGCCGCGCCTAGCTGAGAGCTGGGAGCAGACCTCGCCGACCGAATGGCGCTTCAACCTGCGCAAGGACGTGAAGTTCCATGATGGCACGCCGTTCGATGCGGCGTCGGTCGTCTACTCGCTCGAGCGCACGCTCGATCCCAAGCTGACCTGCATCACCCGCACCAAATATTTCGGCGGCGTCGACATCACCGCCAAGGCGGTCGACGAGAATACCGTCGTCTTCACCACCAAGACGCCGATGCCGATCCTGCCGACGCTGCTGGCGCAGTTGGCGATCGCATCGGCCAAGACGCCGAAGGGCGAGTACACGGCCGACCCGATCGGTACCGGGCCGTACGACTTCGTCAGTTGGACCCAGGGCGAGAACGTCAAGATCAAGCGCTTCGACGGCTACTGGGGCGAGAAGCCGAAGATCGCAGAGGCGACCTATGTCTGGCGCACGGAATCGTCCGTGGCCGCGGCCATGGTCGAAACCGGCGAAGCTGACCTTGCCTTCTCGATCGCGCCGCAGGATGCGACAAATCCGGATACGGACAAGGTCTATCCGAACTCCGACAGTGCCATGTTCCGCCTCTCCGCCGATATTCCGCCGCTCAACGACATCCGCGTGCGCAAGGCCTTCAACCTGGCGATCGACCGCAAGGCATTCCTGGGCAGCGTCATCAGTGACAAGGCGGAACTCGCCACCCAGCAGGTCGGTCCGAGCGTTCTCGGCCACAATGCCAAGCTGGTGCCGTGGCCCTACGATCCCGAGCAGGCCAAGGCGCTGCTCGCCGAAGCCAAGGCGGCGGGCGTGCCCGTCGACACCGAGATCCGTATGATCGGCCGCCCCGGCATGTTCGCCAACTCCAACGAGTTCGTCGAGGCCGCGGCCGAGATGCTCCGCGCCGTCGGCTTCAAGATCAAGCTCGACAATCTCGAAATGACGCAGTGGCTGGAAGCGGCAAACAAGCCCTTTGCTGCCAACCGCGAAGCCAACGCGCTTTTGACGATGCACGACAACAACAGCGGCGACGCCCAGTTCACGGCGTTCTTCAAGTACCACAGCGATGGCCGCCAGAGCGAACTCCACGACTCCAAGGTCGACAAGCTGATCGCGGAAGCCGGCATGGCCTCGGGCGAGGAACGCGCCAAGCTCTATCAGGAGACCTTCCGCTACATCTACGAGGACCTGGTCGCCGACGCGCCGCTGTTCCACATGGTCAACTACATGCGGGTCGGAAAGCGCCTCGACTTCACTCCGACCATTGCCAATGCAGTTGAGCTGCAGCTTGCCAAGCTGGTCGTAAAGCAGCCGTCGTAA
- a CDS encoding ABC transporter permease: MRSSIHASGTAEMARPAQAAPSAFSDIVSSLARDKVALVSAAFLVVVMVCVTIGPTLLADQTRAMNLMQRNAAPFSLDRPWLYILGADALGRSVLARIIVASQNTMLIAGTAVLTSLVIGGALGLVAGFKGGAIGAILLRLADAIMSFPSLLLAVIVLFVFEPGVANVILVLAISRVPIFLRTVRAEVLELKERLFVTSARAMGASTPRILFRHVAPMVLPTVINLAALEMAFVMLVESGLSFLGIGIQPPEITWGLMVSDGRNYIGSAWWVAFWPGMAIMLVTMSLNLFSNWLRVATDPVERWRLQTSAE, from the coding sequence ATGCGCTCGTCGATCCACGCATCCGGCACAGCTGAGATGGCCAGGCCCGCACAGGCAGCGCCCTCGGCATTCAGCGACATCGTTTCGAGCCTCGCGCGCGACAAGGTGGCCCTGGTCTCCGCCGCGTTCCTCGTCGTCGTCATGGTCTGCGTCACCATCGGGCCGACACTGCTCGCCGACCAGACCCGGGCGATGAACCTGATGCAGCGCAACGCCGCACCGTTCTCCTTGGATCGCCCATGGCTCTACATTCTCGGTGCCGATGCGCTCGGGCGCAGCGTGCTCGCCCGCATCATCGTCGCCAGTCAGAACACCATGCTGATCGCGGGAACCGCGGTGCTCACCTCGCTGGTCATCGGCGGTGCGCTTGGGCTTGTCGCCGGCTTCAAGGGCGGCGCCATCGGCGCGATCCTGTTGCGCCTGGCGGACGCGATCATGAGCTTCCCGTCACTGCTTCTGGCGGTCATCGTGCTGTTCGTGTTCGAGCCTGGCGTCGCCAATGTCATCCTGGTGCTCGCCATCTCGCGCGTGCCGATCTTTCTGCGCACGGTCCGCGCCGAAGTGCTCGAGCTGAAGGAACGACTGTTCGTGACGTCCGCCCGGGCCATGGGTGCCTCGACCCCTCGCATCCTGTTCCGGCACGTCGCCCCCATGGTACTGCCAACGGTGATCAACCTTGCGGCGCTGGAAATGGCATTCGTGATGCTCGTCGAATCCGGCTTGAGCTTCCTCGGCATCGGCATCCAGCCACCGGAGATTACCTGGGGTTTGATGGTCTCGGACGGTCGCAACTACATCGGCTCGGCCTGGTGGGTGGCGTTCTGGCCAGGCATGGCAATCATGCTCGTCACCATGTCGCTCAACCTGTTCTCGAACTGGCTCCGCGTCGCGACAGATCCTGTCGAACGCTGGCGCCTGCAAACCTCGGCGGAATGA
- a CDS encoding LysR family transcriptional regulator: MFTIKQMEALYWVSTLGSFEAAADYLNMVQSTISKRIGELEARFSTPLFHRTGRKPVLTTKGEEIRAIAEQMLRLNDRLNSLAKKSSVPSFRFRLGVTDLVALSWLPELLSGILDRYPMITLEPEIDLTASLLERLVDRRLDFVICPRVIQEPQFVSTPLGAIELVWMCSPKLLGGKDNATLSDLTKHPLLIQTTGSILRPILHSVIDNPNLPFKRTISCNNMVALAHLAAHGMGVTILPHAFFRNMVADGRLCVVRTEMELPNLEYFATFRNDYHVQFCEEVAALSAEICDFRLQ; this comes from the coding sequence ATGTTCACGATCAAGCAGATGGAGGCGCTCTACTGGGTCAGCACGCTGGGCAGTTTCGAGGCTGCTGCCGACTATCTGAACATGGTCCAGTCGACGATCTCCAAGCGCATCGGCGAACTGGAGGCCAGGTTTTCGACGCCGCTTTTCCATCGGACCGGGCGCAAGCCGGTCCTGACGACCAAGGGCGAAGAGATCCGCGCAATCGCCGAGCAGATGCTGCGCCTGAACGATCGCCTGAATTCACTGGCAAAGAAGTCGTCGGTTCCGTCATTCCGCTTTCGCCTTGGCGTTACCGATCTCGTCGCGCTGTCATGGCTGCCCGAACTGTTGTCCGGGATTCTCGACCGCTATCCGATGATTACGCTCGAACCCGAGATCGACCTCACCGCCTCCCTGCTCGAGCGCCTGGTCGACCGCCGCCTCGACTTCGTCATCTGCCCGCGTGTCATCCAGGAGCCGCAATTCGTCAGCACGCCGCTTGGCGCCATCGAGCTTGTGTGGATGTGCAGCCCGAAGCTGTTGGGCGGCAAGGACAACGCGACGTTGAGCGATCTCACCAAGCATCCATTGCTGATCCAGACGACCGGCTCCATCCTGCGGCCGATCCTGCACAGCGTCATCGACAACCCGAATTTGCCGTTCAAGCGGACGATTTCCTGCAACAACATGGTGGCGCTGGCTCACTTGGCGGCCCATGGCATGGGCGTCACCATCCTGCCGCACGCCTTCTTCAGGAACATGGTCGCCGATGGCCGGCTGTGCGTCGTGCGCACCGAGATGGAGCTGCCCAATCTCGAATACTTCGCCACCTTCAGGAACGATTACCACGTGCAGTTCTGTGAGGAAGTCGCGGCCCTGAGCGCCGAAATCTGCGATTTCCGGCTGCAGTAG
- a CDS encoding chromate transporter translates to MRDDDLVTLIAVFVPFSLLSIGGGSAIIAGIQHESVAVHSWITSREFIDLFAISRAAPGPGTMLATLIGWKVAGWWGALAATMALFLPSSLLCYGVIKVSNAHKAKRWHKAMREGLAPVGVGLIIAGVIAIFQLAGGGMLAAGIAVASAAVLLWMPRFPTVGVLVAGAGTMLLWAQFGSTG, encoded by the coding sequence ATGCGCGACGACGACCTTGTCACCCTGATTGCGGTTTTCGTGCCGTTTTCGCTGCTATCGATCGGCGGCGGCTCGGCGATCATCGCCGGTATCCAGCACGAATCCGTCGCGGTGCACAGCTGGATCACCAGCCGTGAGTTCATCGACCTGTTCGCCATCTCCCGCGCTGCACCCGGACCGGGCACTATGCTTGCGACGCTTATCGGCTGGAAGGTCGCCGGCTGGTGGGGAGCGCTGGCCGCGACCATGGCCCTGTTCCTGCCGTCGTCTCTGCTCTGCTACGGCGTCATCAAGGTGTCCAATGCCCACAAGGCGAAGCGGTGGCACAAGGCGATGCGCGAAGGCCTCGCCCCCGTCGGGGTGGGGCTGATCATTGCGGGCGTCATTGCCATTTTCCAGCTCGCCGGCGGCGGTATGCTTGCAGCCGGGATCGCCGTGGCCTCGGCCGCAGTGCTGCTCTGGATGCCGCGCTTTCCCACCGTCGGCGTGCTTGTCGCCGGGGCGGGGACGATGCTGCTGTGGGCCCAGTTCGGATCTACTGGCTGA
- a CDS encoding sigma-54-dependent Fis family transcriptional regulator, whose protein sequence is MFSHSDHIREIESVSLGASTGRDEQVVKSWLRCIEQHRLDPTQACEAYILPDGELRQHRQQSEELIAIARSGLENLFRQVAGQNYVLLLSDRKGVTVEFLGDPLFDNNLRKAGLYLGSEWSEARAGTCAVGACLEAGEALTIHQTDHFDNTHTPLSCTAAPVYDTSGDLAAVLDISLLSSPIRKTSQNLALHLVAATVRRIELANLMAQTRDEWVLRFARSPEFLDVDPEAAISIDGAGRIIGMTHGGAKILARSVGLDWRQPGGLIGQPIARFFDMEIDDLPDLTRRRPTQDRLVFARDGNALFAHAIEPHHKVQAPVLTREQIPVSLRGLSGGDPQMATLQAKAAKLAGKPLPILLQGETGTGKEYLAKALHEGAAANGKFVAINCAAIPEQLIESELFGHLPGAFTGASVKGRKGLIEEADGGTLFLDEIGDMPLALQSRFLRVLAEREVLPVGASRPKPVNLRVISASHRDLGSLVREGRFREDLYYRLNAVTLSIPPLRERRDFDWLLDTVVARHRPDGEALAVSPAALLALRGHGWPGNIRELDNVIAVAAALCQNGVIEPGDLPETLTSTARVAGRLDDANAGPVALKAMLGACGWNISETARRMGVDRSTIHRQIKRYGLTALN, encoded by the coding sequence ATGTTTTCGCATTCCGACCATATTCGCGAGATCGAAAGCGTCAGCCTCGGGGCTTCGACCGGGCGTGACGAGCAGGTGGTCAAGTCCTGGCTGCGCTGCATCGAGCAACATCGTCTCGACCCGACCCAGGCGTGCGAAGCCTATATCCTGCCCGATGGTGAACTGCGCCAGCATCGCCAGCAGTCCGAGGAACTGATCGCCATTGCCCGCTCCGGCCTCGAAAACCTGTTCCGGCAAGTGGCGGGCCAGAACTATGTCCTGCTGCTGTCCGACCGCAAGGGTGTGACAGTCGAGTTTCTTGGTGACCCGCTATTCGACAATAATCTGCGCAAGGCCGGCCTGTATCTCGGCTCGGAGTGGTCGGAGGCGCGCGCCGGAACCTGTGCAGTCGGCGCCTGCCTGGAGGCGGGTGAGGCGCTGACAATTCACCAGACCGACCATTTCGACAACACGCATACGCCGCTGTCCTGCACCGCGGCTCCGGTCTACGATACAAGCGGCGATCTTGCCGCCGTACTCGACATCTCGCTGTTGAGCTCGCCGATCCGCAAGACCAGCCAAAATCTCGCTTTGCATCTGGTTGCGGCCACGGTGCGACGCATCGAGTTGGCCAATCTGATGGCCCAGACCCGGGACGAATGGGTGCTGCGCTTCGCCCGCTCGCCGGAGTTCCTCGACGTCGACCCGGAGGCGGCGATTTCCATCGACGGCGCAGGGCGTATCATCGGCATGACCCATGGCGGCGCCAAGATACTGGCGCGCTCTGTCGGGCTCGACTGGCGCCAGCCGGGCGGGCTGATCGGCCAGCCCATCGCACGCTTCTTCGACATGGAGATCGACGACCTGCCCGACCTGACCCGACGGCGGCCGACGCAGGATCGCCTGGTCTTCGCCCGCGACGGCAATGCGCTGTTCGCCCATGCCATCGAGCCGCACCACAAGGTGCAGGCCCCGGTGCTGACGCGCGAGCAGATCCCGGTCTCGCTGCGCGGCCTGAGCGGCGGCGATCCGCAGATGGCGACGCTCCAGGCCAAGGCGGCGAAGCTCGCCGGCAAGCCGCTGCCTATCCTGCTCCAGGGTGAAACCGGCACCGGCAAGGAATATCTCGCCAAGGCGCTCCATGAAGGTGCGGCCGCCAATGGCAAGTTCGTCGCCATCAATTGCGCCGCCATTCCCGAGCAGCTGATCGAAAGCGAGTTGTTCGGCCATCTACCGGGCGCTTTCACCGGGGCCTCGGTAAAGGGGCGCAAGGGGCTTATCGAGGAGGCCGATGGCGGCACCTTGTTCCTCGACGAGATCGGCGACATGCCGCTGGCGCTGCAAAGCCGCTTCCTGCGGGTGCTGGCCGAACGGGAAGTGCTGCCTGTGGGTGCTTCGCGGCCAAAGCCGGTGAACCTGAGGGTCATTTCGGCGTCGCACCGCGACCTCGGCTCGCTGGTGCGAGAGGGGCGCTTCCGCGAGGACCTCTACTACCGCCTGAACGCGGTGACGCTGTCCATTCCGCCGCTGCGCGAGCGCCGCGATTTCGACTGGCTGCTCGATACCGTCGTTGCTCGCCATCGGCCGGATGGCGAGGCGCTTGCAGTTTCGCCGGCCGCACTCCTTGCATTGCGCGGCCATGGCTGGCCCGGCAACATCCGTGAACTCGACAACGTGATCGCCGTTGCGGCAGCCCTTTGCCAAAACGGCGTGATCGAGCCTGGCGACCTGCCGGAGACGCTGACGTCGACGGCAAGGGTAGCCGGGCGGCTCGATGACGCCAATGCCGGACCAGTGGCGCTGAAAGCGATGCTCGGGGCCTGTGGCTGGAACATTTCCGAGACCGCCCGCCGCATGGGCGTCGACCGCTCCACCATCCACCGCCAGATCAAGCGCTACGGCCTGACCGCGCTCAACTGA
- a CDS encoding chromate transporter, with protein MTSVPDPAAEPPVLIAVRSAPGLGALFLTCLKIGLMSFGGGLSGWLYQEFVLRNRWISDEDFASSLAISQMLPGANVVNLVICMGDDLRGLAGSIACVLGFLVGPFFAVIALSAVFDALPDVAMLEAASNGVAYAALGLLLVICLKGVQRAMKFPPGLAVIAAVATAVGVLKLPLIPVVFVAAPISVALAWRRS; from the coding sequence ATGACGTCGGTTCCCGATCCCGCTGCCGAACCGCCGGTGCTGATCGCAGTGCGGTCGGCGCCGGGGTTGGGCGCCTTGTTCCTGACCTGCCTGAAGATCGGTCTGATGAGCTTTGGCGGCGGTCTGTCGGGCTGGCTCTACCAGGAGTTCGTCTTGCGCAACCGCTGGATCAGCGACGAGGATTTCGCCAGTTCGCTGGCGATCTCGCAGATGCTCCCCGGTGCCAATGTCGTCAACCTGGTCATCTGCATGGGCGACGATTTACGCGGCCTTGCCGGCAGCATCGCCTGTGTGCTCGGCTTCCTCGTCGGCCCGTTCTTTGCCGTGATTGCATTGAGCGCAGTGTTCGACGCCCTGCCCGATGTGGCCATGCTGGAAGCGGCGTCGAATGGCGTGGCCTATGCCGCGTTGGGGCTTTTGCTGGTGATCTGCCTGAAGGGTGTCCAGCGCGCGATGAAGTTTCCGCCGGGCCTTGCCGTCATCGCCGCCGTGGCAACTGCAGTTGGCGTGCTCAAGCTGCCGTTGATTCCGGTGGTTTTCGTGGCCGCACCGATCAGCGTCGCCCTTGCCTGGCGCCGGAGCTGA
- a CDS encoding ABC transporter ATP-binding protein, whose product MSEPSLLQVKNLSIQFPTRKGVVHAVSDVSWSVDQGETLAILGESGSGKSVSASAVMNLVDTPPAVISSGQILFRGRDLLQASVEERRLVNGKNISMIFQDPLAALNPVYPVGWQIAETMLVHGTDSDTARRRAIDLLGRVGIADPEHRALDYPHQFSGGQRQRIMIASAIALQPDLLIADEPTSALDVTVQAQVLDLMKELQRESGMGMVIITHDLGVVEKVADKVVVMQAGRIVEAGEVTKVLSQPSHPYTQRLLDAVPGRHGFSVNKAGDAGPTPLLEVRNVSKVYFGRPKLFSSAPQPQVKAVDDASFRLSRGETLGIVGESGSGKSTLARMLLGLDTPTAGSIDFDGKELLKLSAAETFKVRRRMQFVFQDPTASLNPRMTVQQIVSEPWAIHSGVLPKHQWAQRVTELLQKVGLLPEHAERYPHQFSGGQRQRIAIARSLALQPELIVCDEAVSALDVSIQAQIIDLLKELRRDMGLSYVFIAHDLALVRDFATSVVVMYQGRIVEQGPTEQVYGDPQHDYTRRLLAASEVHPGALAA is encoded by the coding sequence ATGTCAGAACCCAGCCTTCTGCAGGTCAAGAACCTCAGCATCCAGTTCCCGACGCGCAAAGGCGTCGTCCATGCCGTAAGCGACGTCAGTTGGTCGGTCGACCAGGGCGAGACGCTCGCGATCCTCGGCGAGAGCGGTTCGGGCAAAAGCGTCAGCGCGTCTGCGGTGATGAACCTGGTCGACACGCCGCCGGCAGTGATCTCGTCCGGGCAGATCCTGTTTCGCGGCCGCGACCTTTTGCAGGCGAGCGTAGAGGAGCGCCGGCTGGTCAACGGCAAGAACATCTCGATGATTTTCCAAGACCCGCTGGCCGCCCTCAATCCGGTCTATCCGGTCGGCTGGCAGATTGCAGAGACGATGCTTGTCCACGGCACCGACAGTGATACGGCGCGCCGTCGCGCCATCGACCTGCTTGGACGCGTCGGCATAGCTGATCCTGAGCATCGCGCGCTTGATTATCCGCACCAGTTTTCCGGCGGCCAACGCCAGCGCATCATGATCGCCTCGGCGATCGCACTGCAGCCCGACCTGCTCATTGCCGACGAGCCGACAAGCGCACTCGACGTCACGGTGCAGGCGCAGGTTCTCGATCTGATGAAGGAGCTGCAGCGCGAGAGCGGCATGGGCATGGTCATCATCACCCACGATCTTGGCGTGGTCGAGAAGGTGGCGGACAAGGTGGTGGTGATGCAGGCTGGCCGCATCGTCGAGGCCGGCGAGGTGACCAAGGTGCTATCGCAGCCTAGCCATCCCTATACGCAGCGACTGCTCGACGCCGTGCCGGGCCGCCACGGCTTCAGCGTCAACAAGGCCGGCGATGCCGGGCCGACGCCGCTGCTCGAGGTCCGCAACGTCTCCAAGGTCTATTTCGGCCGGCCCAAGCTGTTTTCGAGCGCGCCGCAGCCGCAGGTCAAAGCTGTCGACGACGCCAGCTTCAGACTGTCCAGGGGCGAGACGCTCGGCATCGTCGGCGAGTCCGGCTCCGGTAAGTCGACGCTGGCACGCATGCTGCTCGGGCTCGACACACCGACGGCGGGATCGATCGATTTCGATGGCAAGGAGCTGCTCAAACTGTCGGCCGCCGAGACCTTCAAGGTCCGGCGGCGCATGCAGTTCGTGTTCCAGGATCCGACCGCCTCGCTCAATCCACGCATGACCGTCCAGCAGATCGTTTCCGAGCCATGGGCGATCCATTCTGGCGTGCTGCCGAAGCACCAATGGGCGCAACGTGTCACTGAACTCTTGCAGAAGGTCGGCCTGCTGCCGGAACATGCCGAGCGCTACCCGCACCAGTTCTCGGGTGGGCAGCGGCAGCGCATCGCGATTGCCCGCTCGCTGGCGCTGCAGCCGGAACTGATCGTCTGCGACGAGGCGGTCTCGGCGCTCGACGTCTCCATCCAGGCGCAGATCATCGACCTGCTCAAGGAACTGCGCCGCGACATGGGACTGTCTTATGTCTTCATCGCCCATGATCTCGCGCTGGTACGGGATTTCGCCACCTCGGTAGTGGTGATGTATCAGGGTCGGATCGTCGAGCAGGGGCCGACCGAGCAGGTCTACGGCGACCCGCAGCACGACTACACCAGGCGGCTGCTCGCGGCGAGCGAAGTGCACCCGGGCGCGCTGGCGGCCTGA
- a CDS encoding RraA family protein: protein MTVTELPSAAPVSDELLKQYANVATSIVSDNLDRLPGAVGLLPFHAGGQLVGTALTVRTRRGDNLAIHAALRIARPGDVIVVDGGGDTSQALIGEIILAHAESLGVAGFVIDGAIRDVAAIRASKLPCYARGVTHRGPYKNGPGAINVDVAIGGLVVHPGDLVVGDEDGVVALSPKVAADILPGIRAQEEKERLKLEGFRTGARLRAV from the coding sequence ATGACCGTCACCGAACTGCCGTCCGCGGCGCCCGTTTCAGACGAACTGCTGAAACAATACGCCAATGTCGCGACGTCGATCGTCAGCGACAATCTGGACCGTCTTCCGGGCGCGGTGGGTCTGCTGCCTTTTCATGCCGGCGGACAGCTGGTCGGCACGGCGCTGACGGTGCGGACGCGTCGTGGCGACAATCTGGCTATCCATGCGGCGCTGCGCATTGCGCGTCCCGGCGACGTCATCGTCGTCGACGGCGGCGGCGACACCAGCCAGGCGCTGATCGGCGAGATCATCCTGGCCCATGCCGAATCCCTTGGTGTTGCCGGCTTCGTCATCGACGGAGCTATCCGTGACGTCGCAGCCATCAGGGCCAGCAAGCTGCCCTGCTACGCCCGCGGCGTCACCCATCGCGGTCCCTACAAGAATGGCCCCGGCGCCATCAATGTCGACGTCGCCATCGGCGGCCTCGTCGTTCACCCGGGCGACCTGGTCGTTGGCGACGAGGACGGCGTCGTCGCCCTGTCGCCCAAGGTGGCGGCCGACATCCTGCCCGGCATCCGTGCCCAGGAGGAGAAGGAACGACTGAAGCTGGAGGGCTTCAGGACGGGTGCGCGCCTGCGCGCCGTCTAG
- a CDS encoding ABC transporter permease yields the protein MGNFIYKRSLQSLLSLALLIILVFFLARLTGSPADLYLPLDATEEMRDQFNQRFGFNDPVYVQFGRFLVGLLQFNLGESIQYSKPAVEVVLQAFPTTLMLAAITMPIVIAVAIVTGSLAAFRPGGLFDRIASLISLIGASTPNFWVAIVGVIVFAVWLRVLPTSGTGTPWHWVLPVAVLCLRPTGVLVQVVRSSMITALSSAYVKTARAKGVRSRAIVFVHALRNALLPVITVASDQAAGIVNGAVIVETVFGFPGIGKLMIDSVLLRDFAVIQAAVLVTALAVFIINIVVDITYALVDPRIRHS from the coding sequence ATGGGCAATTTCATCTACAAGAGGTCGCTGCAAAGCCTGCTGTCGCTGGCGCTGCTGATCATCCTCGTTTTCTTCCTGGCCAGACTGACGGGCTCTCCCGCCGACCTCTATTTGCCGCTCGACGCCACCGAGGAGATGCGCGACCAGTTCAACCAGCGCTTCGGTTTCAACGATCCTGTCTATGTCCAGTTCGGCCGCTTCCTTGTTGGTCTGCTGCAGTTCAACCTCGGCGAATCGATCCAGTACTCCAAGCCCGCGGTCGAGGTCGTGCTGCAGGCCTTCCCGACGACGCTGATGCTGGCTGCGATCACCATGCCGATCGTCATTGCGGTGGCCATCGTCACCGGTTCGCTCGCTGCTTTCCGTCCGGGCGGACTGTTCGACCGCATTGCCAGCCTGATCTCGCTGATCGGCGCCAGCACGCCGAACTTCTGGGTGGCGATCGTCGGCGTGATCGTGTTTGCCGTCTGGCTGCGTGTGCTGCCGACGTCCGGGACCGGCACGCCATGGCACTGGGTCCTGCCGGTCGCCGTCCTGTGCCTCAGGCCGACAGGCGTGCTGGTGCAGGTGGTACGCTCGTCGATGATCACCGCGCTGTCCTCCGCCTACGTCAAGACGGCGCGGGCCAAGGGCGTGCGCTCCAGAGCCATCGTCTTCGTGCATGCGCTGCGCAACGCCCTTCTGCCTGTCATCACCGTCGCCAGCGACCAGGCAGCCGGCATCGTCAACGGCGCCGTCATCGTCGAAACCGTGTTCGGCTTCCCCGGCATCGGCAAGCTGATGATCGATTCCGTGCTGCTGCGCGACTTCGCCGTCATCCAGGCCGCGGTCCTCGTGACCGCGCTGGCGGTCTTCATCATCAACATCGTTGTGGACATCACCTATGCGCTCGTCGATCCACGCATCCGGCACAGCTGA